The Schizosaccharomyces pombe strain 972h- genome assembly, chromosome: I genome contains a region encoding:
- the dli1 gene encoding meiotic dynein intermediate light chain Dli1/Dil1 has protein sequence MDELLEKLLNDLKKKEPKACSIICIGEDLDIIQCMNEHGCFSGGSYSELSNDCETVNFRGIAYKCFFTKDQVKVNFWQISHLTGGLFNFLVSQALNEHGLDLLWIIMVVAQTLSALVSFPEKLLNILRNMKTILINTEETVRNRFEESQNKKLVALLDKNSTTLDISSGILLNFTVVLKQLKHALGLHTSVDNSQEFILQFLRTTLLSVPTSSIVSISADPTSWNNLNVLMKYNFMFQKFKPRDFHAQTIQSETMFIPPCWDTISKIQSVNHEFNIALFKQTAKNFYDTLDISLLLGLFDKSISMLNCHSSKISDGDIPYKSHQVFLQELQNKYSEIKTYSSNKLNKSSIKSSLWKDLIQ, from the exons TGTATGAACGAGCACGGATGTTTTAGCGGGGGAAGTTATTCAGAATTATCAAATGATTGTGAAACTGTAAATTTTCGAGGAATTGCTTATAAGTGTTTCTTTACAAAGGATCAAGTGAAAG TAAACTTTTGGCAAATTTCACATTTAACTGGTGGActattcaattttcttgttaGTCAAGCTTTAAACGAGCATGGATTGGATCTGTTATGGATAATAATGGTCGTAGCGCAGACTCTTTCCGCGTTAGTTTCCTTTCCGGAGaagttattaaatataCTTCGGAATATGAAAACAATTCTTATAAATACCGAGGAAACTGTGAGGAATCGATTTGAAGAGTCTC AGAACAAAAAACTGGTAGCTTTACTGGATAAGAACTCGACAACATTGGATATAAGTAGTGGTATTCTACTAAACTTTACGGTTGTTCTGAAACAG TTGAAGCATGCTTTAGGCTTGCATACCTCAGTCGATAATTCACaggaatttattttacagtTTTTGCGAACGACACTTTTATCCGTACCAACGTCCTCAATTGTTTCTATCTCAGCGGACCCAACAAGCTGGAATAATCTCAACGTTTTAATGAAGTATAATTTTATGtttcaaaagtttaaaCCTCGAGATTTTCATGCTCAAACAATTCAATCAGAAACTATGTTTATACCTCCTTGTTGGGACACTATCTCTAAAATACAGAGTGTCAATCATGAATTTAATATCGCcctttttaaacaaaccgctaaaaatttttacgatACTCTTGACATAAGTTTATTACTTGGTTTATTTGATAAGAGTATATCGATGTTGAACTGTCATTCCTCAAAAATATCGGATGGAGATATACCCTACAAATCGCACCAAGTTTTTTTGCAAGAACTACAGAACAAGTATAGCGAGATTAAAACGTATTcttcaaacaaattaaataaatcctCCATAAAATCAAGTTTGTGGAAGGACTTAATTCAATAA